A single genomic interval of Lentimicrobiaceae bacterium harbors:
- a CDS encoding response regulator transcription factor → MTKKILYVEDDHSLAFLTSDQLRNQGFDVTHCADGNSAIKNIKQNEYDIVILDIMLPDIDGYEIASIIRKKNKSVPIIFLSAKTTLDSKLKGLTIGADDYITKPYSIDELVLKIKIFLKRSNISSPKQSKNEFIIGEYSFCPSARVLSYADSKNKLTHREAKVLEYLCLNINQICKREDIQEYVWENDTFFSSRRLDVFISKLRKLLVEDENIKIESVHGIGYRLFISEN, encoded by the coding sequence ATGACAAAAAAAATATTATACGTAGAAGACGACCATAGTTTGGCTTTTCTGACATCAGACCAATTGAGAAACCAAGGCTTTGACGTTACTCACTGCGCCGACGGCAATTCGGCTATAAAAAATATAAAGCAAAACGAGTACGACATAGTCATTCTCGATATCATGCTACCCGACATCGACGGGTACGAGATAGCATCTATCATCAGAAAGAAAAATAAATCGGTACCGATTATATTTTTGTCGGCTAAAACAACCTTAGACAGCAAGCTTAAAGGATTGACAATAGGTGCCGACGACTACATTACTAAGCCGTACAGTATTGACGAACTCGTTCTGAAAATTAAAATATTTTTGAAACGAAGCAATATAAGCAGCCCTAAACAATCCAAAAATGAATTTATAATCGGCGAATATTCTTTTTGTCCTTCTGCTCGCGTACTCAGCTACGCCGATAGCAAAAATAAACTTACACACCGCGAAGCCAAAGTGCTTGAATATCTTTGTTTAAATATAAATCAAATATGCAAACGTGAAGATATACAAGAATACGTTTGGGAAAACGACACTTTCTTTTCCAGCCGCAGATTAGATGTGTTTATATCTAAACTCAGAAAATTGCTTGTTGAAGACGAAAATATTAAAATTGAAAGTGTTCACGGTATAGGTTATAGACTTTTTATTAGTGAAAATTGA
- a CDS encoding HAMP domain-containing sensor histidine kinase: MKNKKIRIIITLGAVFIVGVIVMQALFISKEWRNQEHQFVDKVTVSLQNVANQIYKINNSQPTTHNPVHKVNSNYYVIDLNSNIDKSIIEQLLKIEFSKNNVNSDYEYAIYNCVTKTMEYGAYFDADGTKKISKKSYIMPLYDDYELYFGVYFPKHKNYVFSNMYLWFFLLVVILTAIWFFLYSLWVILKQKKMSELQKDFINNMTHEFKTPISAVLIASDVLSDHNKYSKMSTEKVSTYTNIIKQEASRLSEQVNKILQIATIDKKNIQLNLQKVNINRILRELSETIQAVYTVDIKLNLCENIPPIRADLVHAKNIFYNLIDNAAKYSGENAIVEISCARTDKKVEIKITDNGEGIPEEYKKLIFDKFFRIPSKTDKVKGYGLGLFYVKTMCAAHGWKIKLDSKLHEGTCFTIEIYLKNDKKNIIRRRRP; the protein is encoded by the coding sequence ATGAAAAACAAAAAAATACGAATAATAATAACCTTAGGTGCTGTTTTTATAGTAGGTGTAATAGTAATGCAAGCCCTTTTTATTAGCAAAGAGTGGAGAAATCAAGAACATCAATTTGTTGATAAAGTTACGGTTTCTTTACAGAATGTTGCCAATCAGATATATAAAATCAACAACTCGCAACCTACTACGCATAATCCTGTGCATAAAGTAAATTCAAACTACTATGTTATTGATTTGAATAGCAATATCGACAAAAGCATAATTGAACAACTTCTGAAAATAGAATTTTCGAAAAACAACGTTAATTCCGACTACGAGTACGCTATATACAACTGCGTAACCAAAACCATGGAATACGGAGCCTATTTTGATGCCGACGGTACAAAAAAAATCAGTAAAAAAAGCTACATAATGCCACTGTACGATGACTACGAGTTGTACTTCGGTGTTTACTTCCCAAAACATAAAAACTACGTATTTTCAAATATGTACCTGTGGTTTTTTCTGTTAGTTGTAATTCTTACGGCTATTTGGTTTTTCTTATATTCCCTATGGGTTATTTTAAAACAAAAAAAAATGTCGGAACTACAAAAAGACTTCATCAACAACATGACACACGAATTTAAAACTCCTATTTCGGCTGTTTTAATAGCTTCTGATGTTTTATCCGACCATAATAAGTATTCAAAAATGTCGACCGAAAAAGTTTCAACATACACTAATATAATAAAGCAAGAAGCCAGCAGACTTAGCGAACAGGTCAACAAAATACTGCAAATAGCTACTATCGATAAAAAAAACATACAACTTAATCTGCAAAAAGTTAACATAAATAGAATACTAAGAGAACTTTCAGAAACCATTCAAGCTGTTTACACTGTTGATATTAAACTTAATTTATGCGAAAATATTCCGCCAATAAGAGCCGATTTAGTTCATGCCAAAAATATTTTTTATAATCTGATAGACAACGCTGCAAAATATTCGGGCGAAAATGCAATTGTTGAGATTTCTTGTGCACGTACCGACAAAAAAGTTGAAATTAAAATTACCGACAACGGCGAAGGCATTCCGGAAGAATACAAGAAATTAATCTTCGATAAGTTTTTCCGTATCCCAAGCAAAACCGATAAAGTTAAAGGTTACGGATTGGGCTTGTTTTACGTTAAAACAATGTGTGCAGCACATGGCTGGAAAATAAAACTCGACAGTAAACTCCACGAGGGAACTTGTTTTACAATAGAAATTTACCTAAAAAATGACAAAAAAAATATTATACGTAGAAGACGACCATAG
- a CDS encoding DUF1573 domain-containing protein, with translation MKKFILTSLIILFVVSYSFAQEVRPGVGTSAQVENVNLPIAEYNTLTYDYGNIEQGTPKEATFVLTNKGREPLIITSARASCGCTNLKYSREPILSGKETVISVTYNAAAMGNFLKTVTVTTNADDKPVVLKIKGQVVAKKE, from the coding sequence ATGAAAAAATTTATCTTAACATCGTTAATCATATTATTTGTAGTAAGTTATTCATTTGCTCAAGAGGTTAGACCCGGAGTTGGAACTTCGGCACAAGTTGAAAACGTAAATTTACCTATAGCCGAATACAATACTCTAACTTATGATTATGGCAATATCGAGCAAGGTACACCCAAAGAGGCAACCTTCGTTTTGACAAATAAAGGCAGAGAGCCGCTTATAATTACAAGTGCACGAGCCAGTTGCGGATGTACCAACTTAAAATACTCACGCGAACCCATTTTGTCGGGCAAAGAAACTGTAATTTCGGTTACCTACAACGCCGCAGCTATGGGCAATTTCCTCAAAACCGTAACAGTAACAACAAATGCCGATGATAAACCTGTAGTTTTGAAAATTAAAGGACAGGTTGTTGCGAAGAAAGAATAG
- a CDS encoding 6-carboxytetrahydropterin synthase: MDKIRVTKIFSFETAHALKGYDGLCKNIHGHSYKLEVTVIGTPISDKNNPKYGMVIDFSDLKRIVNTAIVDKFNHALVLSHDYKNDTSLQISTEEFKVIYVPYQPTSENLLIDFTKIISQKLPDNVKLHHLKLSETATSYAEWWAEDNL, from the coding sequence ATGGACAAAATCAGAGTAACAAAAATTTTCAGCTTTGAAACAGCGCACGCACTAAAAGGCTACGACGGTTTGTGTAAAAACATTCACGGGCACTCGTATAAATTAGAAGTTACCGTTATTGGAACTCCCATATCCGACAAAAATAATCCGAAATACGGAATGGTTATAGATTTTTCCGACCTAAAGCGAATAGTAAACACAGCTATTGTCGATAAATTCAATCATGCATTAGTTTTATCACACGATTATAAAAACGATACTTCATTACAAATATCAACGGAAGAATTTAAAGTAATTTACGTCCCGTATCAACCCACAAGCGAAAACCTTTTGATAGATTTTACAAAAATTATTTCTCAAAAATTACCCGATAACGTAAAACTTCATCATCTAAAACTGAGCGAAACCGCTACCTCGTATGCTGAATGGTGGGCGGAGGATAATCTTTGA
- a CDS encoding endonuclease: MKTNLLLIALIIAGFVSFAQAPAGYYNNAMGKYGVQLQQALHDIIKNHEVQSYQSLWTHFRTTDKKVNGKVWDMYSDRPNGTPQYEYTFGNDQCGNYSGEGDCYNREHSFPKSWFNEGYPMYTDLFHLYPTDGYVNGRRSNYPYGEVSSATWTSTNGSKVGNSCINGYNGTVFEPIDEYKGDLARTYFYMATRYYKEDGGWSGSPMVNGSQLKPWALQMMRDWAKDDPVSQKEIDRNNAVYAIQGNRNPFIDHPEFVEMIWREDLGFGKYYARINSLTVYPNPTCDVVNINLPFDINIKGDNIEIFLFSVDGKKMSFNVDFELNKGSINLSSIPEGVYLIQLIDKVKGSIYQTKIIRTSSL, translated from the coding sequence ATGAAAACAAATTTATTACTGATTGCACTCATAATTGCCGGCTTTGTTTCATTTGCTCAGGCTCCTGCAGGATACTACAATAATGCTATGGGAAAGTACGGAGTGCAACTGCAACAAGCTCTTCACGATATTATCAAAAATCATGAAGTGCAATCGTATCAATCGCTATGGACACATTTTAGAACTACCGACAAAAAGGTAAACGGTAAGGTTTGGGATATGTATTCCGACAGACCCAACGGCACTCCGCAATATGAATACACTTTCGGTAACGACCAATGCGGCAATTATTCCGGCGAAGGCGATTGTTACAACCGCGAGCACTCGTTCCCTAAAAGTTGGTTCAACGAAGGTTATCCAATGTACACCGATTTGTTTCACCTATACCCTACCGATGGCTACGTAAACGGTAGAAGAAGTAATTATCCTTACGGCGAAGTCAGCAGTGCAACGTGGACATCGACCAACGGTTCCAAAGTTGGTAACAGCTGTATAAATGGCTACAACGGTACGGTGTTTGAACCTATAGACGAGTACAAAGGCGATTTGGCAAGAACCTACTTTTACATGGCTACCAGATACTATAAGGAAGATGGCGGCTGGAGCGGGAGTCCTATGGTAAACGGTTCTCAGCTAAAACCTTGGGCACTGCAAATGATGAGAGATTGGGCAAAAGACGATCCGGTTTCGCAAAAAGAAATCGATAGAAATAATGCCGTTTACGCTATACAAGGCAACAGAAATCCCTTTATCGACCACCCCGAATTTGTTGAAATGATTTGGAGAGAAGATTTAGGCTTCGGTAAATATTATGCAAGAATAAACAGCCTTACCGTTTACCCAAACCCAACTTGCGACGTAGTGAACATAAATCTGCCTTTCGATATAAATATAAAAGGAGATAATATTGAGATATTTTTGTTTTCGGTAGATGGAAAGAAAATGTCTTTTAATGTTGATTTTGAATTAAACAAAGGTAGTATCAACTTGAGTTCAATTCCCGAAGGCGTGTATTTGATACAACTAATCGATAAGGTTAAGGGTTCAATTTACCAAACAAAAATTATCAGAACCTCATCTTTGTAG
- a CDS encoding tryptophanase: MQLPFTEPYRIKMVEAIHPSTREQREKWIKDAHYNLFALSSEQVYIDLLTDSGTGAMSDKQWSAMMLGDESYAGASSYFNLKNAIKDILGFDHFIPTHQGRAAENILFSTLVKENDLIPGNSHFDTTKGHIEFRKAFAVDCTIDEAFDTTNTHPFKGNVDLNKLEDVLKKKSDKQRIPFIVMTVTCNSSGGQPVSLKNLKEVKALATKYGVPVFYDSARFAENAYFIKMREEGQQNKSIREIVKEMYSYCDAMTMSSKKDAIVNIGGFVAMRDPDLFQKVSVFSILNEGYITYGGLAGRDLNAIAQGLYEGTEFEYLDSRIKQVGLLGKRLTDFGVPVQLPYGGHAIFVDASKILTQVPKEQFKAQTLGIELYIEAGVRAVEIGALLADRDPVTRENRYPELELLRLAIPRRTYTNDHLNYVAVAMANVFERRNSIKTGYAITYEAPVLRHFTIKLEKI, translated from the coding sequence ATGCAATTACCTTTCACAGAACCTTATAGAATAAAAATGGTTGAAGCCATACATCCCAGCACACGCGAACAACGCGAAAAATGGATAAAAGATGCTCATTACAATTTGTTTGCCCTAAGCAGCGAACAAGTTTACATCGACTTGCTTACCGATTCGGGCACGGGTGCTATGAGCGACAAGCAATGGAGTGCCATGATGTTGGGCGACGAAAGCTATGCCGGTGCATCATCGTATTTCAACCTGAAAAATGCAATTAAAGATATTTTAGGTTTCGATCATTTTATTCCTACACACCAAGGAAGAGCTGCCGAAAATATTCTTTTTAGTACGCTAGTAAAAGAAAACGACCTTATTCCCGGAAACTCACACTTTGATACCACAAAAGGACATATTGAGTTTAGAAAAGCTTTTGCCGTCGATTGCACCATCGACGAAGCTTTCGACACAACCAACACTCACCCTTTTAAAGGTAACGTCGATTTAAATAAATTGGAAGATGTTTTGAAAAAGAAAAGCGATAAACAGCGCATACCGTTTATTGTTATGACAGTTACTTGTAACTCGTCGGGCGGACAACCTGTTTCGCTTAAAAACCTGAAAGAAGTAAAAGCTTTGGCTACAAAATATGGTGTACCAGTTTTTTACGACTCGGCTCGCTTTGCCGAAAATGCTTACTTCATTAAAATGAGAGAAGAAGGTCAGCAAAACAAATCCATTAGAGAAATTGTTAAAGAAATGTACTCTTACTGCGACGCCATGACCATGAGTAGCAAAAAAGACGCTATAGTTAATATTGGTGGTTTTGTTGCTATGCGCGATCCGGATTTGTTCCAAAAAGTATCGGTATTCAGTATTTTGAACGAAGGTTATATTACCTACGGCGGACTTGCCGGTAGAGACCTAAACGCCATTGCTCAAGGCTTGTACGAAGGAACCGAATTTGAATACTTAGATTCCAGAATTAAACAAGTAGGCTTGCTTGGTAAACGCCTCACCGACTTTGGTGTTCCGGTTCAACTTCCATACGGCGGACACGCTATTTTCGTCGATGCCAGCAAAATATTAACTCAAGTTCCGAAAGAGCAATTTAAAGCTCAAACTCTAGGTATAGAACTGTATATAGAAGCAGGAGTTAGGGCTGTTGAAATTGGAGCGCTTCTCGCCGATAGAGACCCTGTTACTCGCGAAAATAGATATCCCGAGCTTGAACTTCTACGACTTGCGATACCACGCCGTACATACACCAACGACCATCTAAACTACGTTGCTGTAGCTATGGCTAACGTGTTTGAACGCAGAAACAGCATTAAAACAGGATACGCTATAACTTACGAAGCTCCTGTTTTGAGACACTTTACCATTAAATTGGAAAAAATTTAA
- a CDS encoding T9SS type A sorting domain-containing protein has product MKKLIFRFLLILATFLLYAEYSSKAHASNIFTEVENPFGFEGEWTHLNGPYGISPREIVVDSNNNLYMIGGRGLRKSVNNGESWTLINGDVFGNSLTLVDDHTMLIGDWGGAFRSTDCGNTWDTILNININYWITDVKSFGNDMIFASLVNFFGAGGVYKSVDGGENWRLISFESVFCLEIDQNGTLYAGTSDNLYKSDDFGETWTPLLNDYASIAAISTDNNGSVIAVSNNDYGASRMYISKDYGETWRRGELIKKYMYVIHDFEGNVLAATQHGELFKFDANCENWTLELKISTPLLCIAENSNHDLFVGAGNSFGIYRRLYNNSSWEIVNDSLPYLEIRTIGQFSTGEIIVGTNGGARISEDEGESWHQFSEKLGRKNIVSMTITPDDYVFVGTSATGGGGIYKRHVYDTAWTVSHPPYDLVYALANDSQGVLYAGAQSSVKRSLDNGVTWENASNGMAGWHAFDFECDNNGNVYAATSSGIYISENHGELWSIFGLQNKNVLLIKIIDNYFYAAGEGGVYRKALDSNKWISINNGLTEFHVLDIEIDDKQTLYMATMGCKVYYSDDYGDNWQEAQPDIACNVQAIKFLNNSVFFGSNFDGIFKLCRNLDKFNVFAYVKPPNTGTVSGTGCYNKGETVVLSAQANEGYIFSNWTENGQIVSTQENYTFTINENRYLHANFKPATGIDNSLLISADVYPNPFNDKISIKINEVNPQNVEIQLINSLGQTVYSKNHKVADNEIIVNTQSLPAGIYICRVLSNNKPISSNKIIKTK; this is encoded by the coding sequence ATGAAAAAATTAATTTTTAGATTTTTATTAATCTTGGCTACATTTTTATTGTATGCCGAATACTCATCTAAAGCTCATGCTTCAAATATTTTTACCGAAGTAGAAAACCCTTTCGGATTTGAAGGCGAATGGACACATCTCAACGGACCTTATGGAATATCACCGAGAGAAATAGTTGTTGATAGCAATAATAATTTGTACATGATTGGAGGTCGTGGATTACGTAAATCAGTTAATAATGGTGAAAGCTGGACTTTAATTAACGGAGATGTGTTTGGTAATTCATTGACACTTGTAGATGACCATACAATGTTGATTGGAGACTGGGGAGGTGCTTTTCGTTCTACAGACTGCGGAAATACTTGGGATACAATTCTTAATATCAATATTAATTATTGGATTACAGATGTTAAGTCTTTCGGAAATGATATGATATTTGCGTCTTTAGTTAATTTTTTTGGAGCTGGAGGAGTATATAAGTCGGTTGATGGTGGTGAAAATTGGCGGCTTATCAGTTTTGAATCGGTGTTTTGCTTGGAAATTGACCAGAATGGTACGTTGTATGCAGGAACTTCAGATAATTTGTACAAATCTGATGACTTTGGTGAAACATGGACACCTTTGCTCAATGATTATGCAAGTATAGCAGCAATATCAACTGACAACAACGGAAGTGTTATTGCCGTTTCCAATAATGATTATGGGGCAAGTAGGATGTACATTTCAAAAGATTATGGTGAAACTTGGAGACGTGGCGAATTGATAAAAAAATACATGTATGTAATTCACGATTTTGAAGGAAATGTTTTAGCTGCCACTCAGCATGGCGAACTATTTAAATTTGATGCTAATTGCGAGAATTGGACTCTTGAGTTAAAAATATCCACACCACTTCTTTGCATAGCCGAAAATAGCAATCACGACTTATTTGTCGGTGCTGGCAATAGCTTTGGTATATATAGGAGATTGTATAATAACTCTAGTTGGGAAATTGTTAATGACAGCTTGCCATATCTTGAAATTAGAACAATAGGTCAATTTAGTACGGGAGAGATAATTGTTGGAACAAATGGCGGAGCTAGAATAAGCGAAGATGAAGGAGAAAGCTGGCATCAATTCAGTGAAAAATTAGGCAGAAAAAATATTGTTTCAATGACCATAACTCCCGACGATTACGTGTTTGTGGGAACGTCGGCTACAGGAGGCGGAGGTATTTACAAAAGACATGTTTACGATACTGCTTGGACTGTAAGCCATCCTCCATACGACTTAGTTTATGCGTTAGCAAATGACAGTCAGGGGGTCTTGTACGCAGGTGCACAATCGAGTGTTAAGAGATCACTAGATAATGGTGTTACATGGGAAAACGCCAGTAATGGCATGGCTGGCTGGCATGCGTTTGACTTTGAGTGTGACAATAATGGCAATGTTTATGCTGCAACTAGTAGTGGTATATATATATCAGAAAATCATGGTGAATTGTGGAGTATATTTGGTTTGCAAAATAAAAATGTTTTACTAATCAAAATTATTGACAATTATTTTTATGCTGCCGGCGAAGGAGGAGTGTATCGTAAAGCTTTAGACAGTAATAAATGGATTTCGATAAACAACGGTCTAACTGAATTTCATGTTTTAGACATAGAAATTGACGATAAACAAACTCTTTATATGGCAACAATGGGATGTAAAGTATATTATTCCGATGACTATGGTGATAATTGGCAGGAGGCACAACCTGATATAGCTTGTAATGTTCAAGCCATTAAGTTTTTAAATAATTCAGTTTTTTTTGGGTCTAATTTTGATGGTATTTTTAAACTTTGCAGAAATCTTGATAAGTTTAATGTATTTGCCTACGTAAAGCCACCAAATACAGGAACTGTGAGCGGAACAGGTTGCTACAATAAGGGCGAAACTGTTGTTTTATCGGCTCAAGCAAACGAAGGCTACATTTTTTCCAATTGGACGGAAAACGGTCAAATTGTTTCAACTCAAGAAAATTATACTTTTACTATAAATGAAAACAGATATTTGCACGCCAACTTCAAGCCCGCTACCGGAATAGATAATTCTTTACTAATCTCAGCAGATGTTTATCCAAATCCTTTTAATGATAAGATTAGTATAAAAATAAACGAAGTTAATCCTCAAAATGTTGAAATTCAACTTATAAATAGTTTAGGACAAACAGTTTATAGTAAAAACCACAAAGTTGCAGATAACGAGATTATTGTAAACACTCAATCGCTGCCTGCAGGAATTTACATTTGCCGAGTGTTGTCAAATAATAAACCAATTTCATCAAATAAAATTATAAAAACGAAATAA
- a CDS encoding T9SS type A sorting domain-containing protein: MKKLLLLLAFALICISAKAQTITWEKINLPYKTCVYDMVVNNKGDIFIVAKSENSHADTAVILRSTDNATTWHEVSRIWNSSVISMTINNRQEVFLSNGGLWKSDSTGTIWNKFVVGGIDNLSYSKIKCLGSDSLLVLGVTLGEGGNNDILLKTPDLGLSVDTLYYEPHCAMTITTGVEFYPPNDIFIAITDFPMMGMCGGVFRTQNDGLSWTEIGLSDQQISGVTMTEQGNLFISSWQSLTPNTSTSGVFILYSGTDTFVQCFDYAFITDVAVNSSSYIFASFNTYHGTFPIYLSTDNGSTFAPCSDEMDGIFRLYCDKFDYVYAFPERSENFIYRTASPTTNNDEKMLNACKPNVYPNPFNDKISIKINEVNPQNIEIQLINSLGQIVYSKNHEVTDNEIIVNTQSLPAGIYICRVLSNNKPISSNKIIKTK; encoded by the coding sequence ATGAAAAAATTACTACTCCTATTAGCTTTTGCATTAATTTGCATAAGTGCAAAAGCCCAAACAATAACGTGGGAAAAGATAAATCTTCCTTATAAGACATGTGTGTACGACATGGTTGTGAACAATAAGGGAGATATATTTATTGTTGCTAAATCGGAAAATTCTCATGCAGATACTGCTGTAATCCTTCGTTCTACTGACAATGCGACAACTTGGCATGAAGTGTCAAGAATTTGGAATTCTTCAGTGATAAGCATGACCATAAATAATAGGCAAGAAGTTTTTTTGTCCAACGGAGGACTTTGGAAATCAGACTCAACCGGTACTATTTGGAACAAATTTGTGGTAGGCGGCATTGATAATCTTTCGTATTCTAAAATTAAATGTTTGGGAAGCGATTCGCTACTTGTTCTTGGAGTAACATTAGGAGAAGGCGGTAATAATGATATATTACTAAAGACACCTGATTTAGGCTTATCTGTTGACACACTGTATTATGAGCCTCATTGTGCTATGACAATAACAACAGGTGTTGAATTTTATCCACCAAATGATATATTTATTGCCATAACTGATTTTCCCATGATGGGAATGTGTGGTGGTGTTTTCCGTACTCAAAATGATGGATTAAGCTGGACTGAAATAGGTTTAAGTGATCAGCAAATTTCCGGTGTTACCATGACAGAACAAGGTAACTTATTTATCTCTTCGTGGCAATCGCTCACACCCAATACCAGCACATCAGGTGTATTTATTCTCTACAGCGGGACTGATACTTTTGTACAATGCTTTGACTACGCTTTCATAACCGATGTAGCGGTTAACTCAAGCAGTTATATTTTCGCATCATTTAATACTTACCATGGTACTTTTCCTATATACCTATCAACAGACAACGGTAGTACATTTGCACCTTGTTCTGACGAAATGGATGGCATTTTTAGGTTATATTGCGATAAATTTGATTACGTATATGCTTTCCCCGAACGTAGCGAAAATTTCATTTACAGAACCGCTAGTCCGACAACGAATAACGACGAGAAAATGCTAAACGCATGTAAACCAAACGTATATCCAAACCCTTTTAATGATAAGATTAGTATAAAAATAAACGAAGTTAATCCTCAAAATATTGAAATTCAACTTATAAATAGTTTAGGACAAATAGTTTATAGTAAAAACCACGAAGTTACGGATAACGAGATTATTGTAAACACCCAATCGCTTCCTGCAGGAATTTACATTTGCCGAGTTTTGTCAAATAATAAACCAATTTCATCAAATAAAATCATAAAAACGAAATAA